One Rhododendron vialii isolate Sample 1 chromosome 2a, ASM3025357v1 genomic region harbors:
- the LOC131317917 gene encoding uncharacterized protein At4g10930 isoform X2, translated as MEVELITEGVSDDDAFSFDQNNDDFLTLDGERCGICMDIVIDRGVLDCCQHWFCFTCIDNWATITNLCPLCQNEFQLITCVPVYDTIGSSKIDEELSSREDDWCIEGKTNTLSFPSYYIDENAVICLDGDGCKIRSGSVTIDEDSNLDTSIACDSCDTWYHAFCVGFDTEGTCENSWLCPRCVVNENPQETDVIPVLRPSNYGCLENSNSDCFVDAAFSRKVSVSVADAGETAVVVSMVENQMTDRPSEKLPSTLEVDKDLKIERLEIPSTEKPTTQPVLKSEKLELCLSQDVSFSLPCSSFGKSELKMSSPDKLMKEPSGVDGFVISSRKKLNGCYSGNEPSGSSLDLHLGLSVGCSFFVDFVKNDVAEDQAAGDMQQKSCSEEYLLPGVEWSGGRCVPAVKDTTLGTTGAKRKKRDYYSYDVPTVAEDEETKAEVETKASRKKVRAERTSRVINSRDQADESVSDTSPTCNSGKENAASAIMSIVQGTDRRPVKGHTHNNQTVKSSLERENPAGLRMKKIMRTAAEDKESSVLVQKLRKEIREAVRNKSSKEFGENLFDPKLLDAFRAVVAGTMTEPAKKAPALVVRDKKLLSQKGKVRENLTKKIYGIGGRRKRAWTRDCEIEFWKHRCLKPGRPEKIETLKSVLNLLRNGSYGTEIKQENEVKASNPILSRLYLADTSVFPRKDDIKPLSDLNTTDPTENKGHSSMEKAPTSSLGPQNPKTLQLNMVLPQVGIPLSDDKGKKSTAATNVKGESSSVSGSKVNFQKEMIGKSNDVKKDKRKWALEVLARKTATTGSSAALEKQEDKTVLKGAYPLLALLPIDMRPVLAPSRHNKIPISVRQAQLYRLIEHFLRKANLPIIRRTADTEFAVADAVNIEKEVADRSNSKLVYVNLMSQEILHRSDIIKPNRATESDPSPTSAVPTDKSEQTTNDVSDGPMVEEALKNAGLLSDSPPNSPYHQMGEANDEYDLSGKIGDDPEPGNVFEMDSHPDLDIYGDFEYDLEDEDFIGASAVKASKVEQEESKIKVVFSTLNSNISNNANGIEDHEGTNDVGVEVKDGDCINQDPLTDGGGEEPSLAECEELYGPDKEPLTKRFPESALIKKPSETTADGASPEKTEYSGSSQTAKASELEGESCAENLVGGDNAPDCSQTSENVPRKEKISNTCTSNRSDSIKDVSQKVEAYIKEHIRPLCKSGVITVKQYRWAVEKTTEKVMKYHSKEKNAKFLIKEGEKVKKLAQQYVETAQQKERT; from the exons ATGGAAGTGGAATTGATAACAGAGGGCGTGTCGGATGATGATGCTTTCAGCTTTGATCAGAACAATGAT GATTTTTTAACTCTGGATGGTGAGAGATGTGGGATATGCATGGATATTGTCATTGATAGGGGGGTGCTGGATTGCTGCCAACACTG GTTCTGTTTCACATGCATTGACAACTGGGCTACCATCACAAACCTTTGCCCGCTTTGCCAGAATGAATTTCAGTTAATCACATGTGTTCCT GTATATGATACCATTGGCAGCAGCAAAATTGATGAGGAGTTGTCCTCCAG AGAGGATGATTGGTGCATTGAAGGGAAAACCAATACCCTTTCTTTCCCCTCATACTACATTGATGAAAAT GCAGTTATCTGTTTGGATGGAGATGGATGCAAAATCCGAAGTGGATCAGTTACTATTGATGAAGATTCCAATCTTGATACGTCTATTGCTTGTGACTCATGTGATACATG GTATCATGCTTTTTGTGTGGGATTTGATACTGAAGGGACATGTGAGAATTCATGGTTATGCCCAAG GTGTGTAGTGAATGAGAATCCCCAAGAAACAGATGTGATTCCAGTGCTGAGGCCTAGCAACTACGGGTGTCTAGAAAATAGCAATAGTGATTGTTTCGTTGATGCTGCTTTTTCTAGAAAGGTTTCTGTATCAGTTGCTGATGCTGGCGAGACAGCTGTTGTTGtctcaatggttgagaatcaaaTGACAGACAGACCAAGTGAAAAACTGCCATCAACCTTAGAAGTTGACAAAGACCTGAAAATTGAGAGGTTGGAAATACCATCAACTGAGAAGCCTACTACTCAACCAGTTTTGAAGTCAGAGAAGTTGGAACTATGCTTATCACAAGATGTATCCTTTAGTTTGCCATGTAGTTCGTTTGGGAAAAGTGAGTTGAAGATGTCTTCCCCTGATAAACTGATGAAAGAACCAAGTGGCGTTGATGGCTTTGTTATTTCTTCAAGGAAGAAGTTAAACGGGTGTTACTCTGGTAATGAACCATCTGGATCCAGTCTGGATCTGCATCTTGGTTTATCTGTGGGCTGTTCTTTTTTTG TTGACTTTGTGAAAAACGATGTAGCTGAAGATCAAGCAGCTGGAGACATGCAGCAGAAAAGTTGTTCAGAAGAATATTTATTGCCAGGTGTGGAATGGAGTG GTGGCCGTTGTGTGCCTGCTGTGAAGGATACTACTCTTGGAACTACTGGtgcaaagagaaagaaaagagattaTTACAG ttATGATGTTCCGACAGTTGCTGAGGACGAGGAAACCAAAGCTGAAGTTGAGACTAAAGCTTCAAGAAAAAAGGTCAGAGCTGAGAGAACCAGTCGAGTGATTAATTCAAGAGACCAAgctgatgaatctgtttccGATACGTCCCCGACATGTAACTCAGGAAAGGAAAATGCTGCTTCTGCTATAATGAGTATAGTTCAGGGGACAGATCGTAGACCTGTCAAGGGCCATACACACAATAATCAAACTGTTAAGTCCtcactagagagagaaaatccaGCTGGTTTGAGAATGAAAAAGATCATGAGAACAGCTGCCGAGGACAAGGAGTCATCCGTATTGGTACAGAAGCTGAGAAAAGAAATTCGGGAAGCCGTCCGCAACAAATCCTCCAAAGAGTTTGGTGAAAACCTTTTTGACCCAAAACTTCTTGATGCATTCAGGGCTGTTGTGGCTGGAACCATGACTGAACCAGCTAAAAAGGCTCCAGCTCTTGTTGTGAGGGATAAGAAGTTACTCTCACAGAAAGGAAAAGTACGTGAGAATCTAACAAAAAAGATATATGGGATTGGTGGAAGAAGAAAGCGGGCGTGGACCCGTGACTGTGAAATTGAATTTTGGAAACACCGTTGCTTGAAACCTGGCAGGCCTGAAAAAATTGAGACTTTGAAGTCAGTTCTGAATCTTTTAAGAAATGGCTCTTATGGGACAGAAATTAAGCAGGAAAATGAAGTGAAGGCCTCGAATCCCATTCTTTCAAGGTTGTATTTAGCTGATACATCTGTTTTCCCTCGTAAGGATGATATCAAGCCTCTCTCCGATCTCAACACTACTGATCCTACAGAGAATAAAGGACACTCTTCAATGGAAAAAGCACCTACTTCATCTCTGGggcctcaaaatccaaaaactcTGCAATTAAACATGGTTTTGCCACAGGTTGGTATTCCGTTGTCCGATGATAAAGGAAAGAAGAGTACTGCTGCTACAAACGTTAAGGGAGAATCTTCCTCTGTAAGTGGTTCCAAAGTAAATTTCCAGAAGGAAATGATTGGTAAATCTAATGATGTAAAGAAGGATAAGAGGAAATGGGCCCTAGAGGTTCTTGCTAGAAAAACTGCAACCACTGGCAGTAGTGCCGCACTCGAAAAACAGGAAGACAAAACGGTTCTTAAAGGAGCTTATCCTCTATTG GCTCTATTACCAATTGATATGAGACCAGTATTGGCACCCAGTCGTCATAATAAAATCCCAATATCTGTTAGGCAG GCACAGCTTTACCGCCTCATCGAGCACTTTTTGCGCAAAGCAAATCTGCCCATCATTCGCAGAACTGCAGACACAGAGTTTGCTGTTGCTGATGCAGTTAATATTGAGAAGGAAGTTGCTGATAGATCAAATAGCAAGTTAGTATACGTTAATCTTATGTCTCAGGAGATACTACATCGATCGGATATCATCAAGCCTAATAGAGCCACAGAATCCGATCCTTCCCCAACTTCAGCAGTTCCTACTGACAAATCAGAACAAACAACCAATGATGTTTCTGATGGTCCAATGGTCGAGGAAGCATTGAAAAATGCGGGTCTTTTGTCCGATTCCCCACCAAATAGTCCTTATCACCAAATGGGAGAAGCAAATGACGAATATGACCTCTCTGGAAAGATTGGAGATGATCCTGAACCTGGTAATGTTTTTGAAATGGATTCTCATCCAGACCTTGATATTTATGGTGATTTTGAGTATGATTTGGAAGATGAAGACTTCATTGGTGCTAGTGCTGTAAAGGCATCTAAGGTAGAACAAGAAGAGTCAAAAATAAAAGTGGTTTTCTCCACTCTCAATTCAAATATATCAAATAATGCTAATGGCATTGAGGATCATGAGGGAACAAATGATGTTGGAGTGGAGGTTAAGGATGGGGATTGCATTAATCAAGACCCCTTAACAGATGGGGGAGGGGAAGAGCCTTCTCTTGCAGAATGTGAAGAACTATATGGTCCCGATAAAGAACCATTGACAAAAAGGTTTCCAGAAAGTGCATTGATAAAGAAGCCCAGTGAAACAACGGCTGATGGTGCATCCCCAGAGAAAACTGAATATTCCGGATCCAGCCAAACGGCAAAGGCTAGTGAATTAGAGGGTGAGAGCTGTGCAGAGAATTTAGTTGGTGGAGATAATGCACCGGATTGTTCTCAAACAAGTGAAAATGTTCCGAGAAAGGAGAAAATATCAAATACCTGTACAAGCAATCGATCTGATAGCATCAAGGATGTATCACAAAAG GTGGAAGCTTACATCAAAGAGCACATCAGGCCACTTTGCAAGAGTGGAGTGATCACAGTCAAACAATACAGATGGGCTGTGGAGAAAACGACTGAGAAAGTTATGAAATACCACTCCAAAGAAAAGAATGCAAAATTTCTCATCAAGGAAGGTGAGAAGGTGAAGAAACTTGCACAGCAGTATGTTGAGACCGCCCAACAGAAGGAAAGAACATAA
- the LOC131317917 gene encoding uncharacterized protein At4g10930 isoform X4, which produces MEVELITEGVSDDDAFSFDQNNDDFLTLDGERCGICMDIVIDRGVLDCCQHWFCFTCIDNWATITNLCPLCQNEFQLITCVPVYDTIGSSKIDEELSSREDDWCIEGKTNTLSFPSYYIDENAVICLDGDGCKIRSGSVTIDEDSNLDTSIACDSCDTWYHAFCVGFDTEGTCENSWLCPRCVVNENPQETDVIPVLRPSNYGCLENSNSDCFVDAAFSRKVSVSVADAGETAVVVSMVENQMTDRPSEKLPSTLEVDKDLKIERLEIPSTEKPTTQPVLKSEKLELCLSQDVSFSLPCSSFGKSELKMSSPDKLMKEPSGVDGFVISSRKKLNGCYSGNEPSGSSLDLHLGLSVGCSFFVDFVKNDVAEDQAAGDMQQKSCSEEYLLPGGRCVPAVKDTTLGTTGAKRKKRDYYSYDVPTVAEDEETKAEVETKASRKKVRAERTSRVINSRDQADESVSDTSPTCNSGKENAASAIMSIVQGTDRRPVKGHTHNNQTVKSSLERENPAGLRMKKIMRTAAEDKESSVLVQKLRKEIREAVRNKSSKEFGENLFDPKLLDAFRAVVAGTMTEPAKKAPALVVRDKKLLSQKGKVRENLTKKIYGIGGRRKRAWTRDCEIEFWKHRCLKPGRPEKIETLKSVLNLLRNGSYGTEIKQENEVKASNPILSRLYLADTSVFPRKDDIKPLSDLNTTDPTENKGHSSMEKAPTSSLGPQNPKTLQLNMVLPQVGIPLSDDKGKKSTAATNVKGESSSVSGSKVNFQKEMIGKSNDVKKDKRKWALEVLARKTATTGSSAALEKQEDKTVLKGAYPLLALLPIDMRPVLAPSRHNKIPISVRQAQLYRLIEHFLRKANLPIIRRTADTEFAVADAVNIEKEVADRSNSKLVYVNLMSQEILHRSDIIKPNRATESDPSPTSAVPTDKSEQTTNDVSDGPMVEEALKNAGLLSDSPPNSPYHQMGEANDEYDLSGKIGDDPEPGNVFEMDSHPDLDIYGDFEYDLEDEDFIGASAVKASKVEQEESKIKVVFSTLNSNISNNANGIEDHEGTNDVGVEVKDGDCINQDPLTDGGGEEPSLAECEELYGPDKEPLTKRFPESALIKKPSETTADGASPEKTEYSGSSQTAKASELEGESCAENLVGGDNAPDCSQTSENVPRKEKISNTCTSNRSDSIKDVSQKVEAYIKEHIRPLCKSGVITVKQYRWAVEKTTEKVMKYHSKEKNAKFLIKEGEKVKKLAQQYVETAQQKERT; this is translated from the exons ATGGAAGTGGAATTGATAACAGAGGGCGTGTCGGATGATGATGCTTTCAGCTTTGATCAGAACAATGAT GATTTTTTAACTCTGGATGGTGAGAGATGTGGGATATGCATGGATATTGTCATTGATAGGGGGGTGCTGGATTGCTGCCAACACTG GTTCTGTTTCACATGCATTGACAACTGGGCTACCATCACAAACCTTTGCCCGCTTTGCCAGAATGAATTTCAGTTAATCACATGTGTTCCT GTATATGATACCATTGGCAGCAGCAAAATTGATGAGGAGTTGTCCTCCAG AGAGGATGATTGGTGCATTGAAGGGAAAACCAATACCCTTTCTTTCCCCTCATACTACATTGATGAAAAT GCAGTTATCTGTTTGGATGGAGATGGATGCAAAATCCGAAGTGGATCAGTTACTATTGATGAAGATTCCAATCTTGATACGTCTATTGCTTGTGACTCATGTGATACATG GTATCATGCTTTTTGTGTGGGATTTGATACTGAAGGGACATGTGAGAATTCATGGTTATGCCCAAG GTGTGTAGTGAATGAGAATCCCCAAGAAACAGATGTGATTCCAGTGCTGAGGCCTAGCAACTACGGGTGTCTAGAAAATAGCAATAGTGATTGTTTCGTTGATGCTGCTTTTTCTAGAAAGGTTTCTGTATCAGTTGCTGATGCTGGCGAGACAGCTGTTGTTGtctcaatggttgagaatcaaaTGACAGACAGACCAAGTGAAAAACTGCCATCAACCTTAGAAGTTGACAAAGACCTGAAAATTGAGAGGTTGGAAATACCATCAACTGAGAAGCCTACTACTCAACCAGTTTTGAAGTCAGAGAAGTTGGAACTATGCTTATCACAAGATGTATCCTTTAGTTTGCCATGTAGTTCGTTTGGGAAAAGTGAGTTGAAGATGTCTTCCCCTGATAAACTGATGAAAGAACCAAGTGGCGTTGATGGCTTTGTTATTTCTTCAAGGAAGAAGTTAAACGGGTGTTACTCTGGTAATGAACCATCTGGATCCAGTCTGGATCTGCATCTTGGTTTATCTGTGGGCTGTTCTTTTTTTG TTGACTTTGTGAAAAACGATGTAGCTGAAGATCAAGCAGCTGGAGACATGCAGCAGAAAAGTTGTTCAGAAGAATATTTATTGCCAG GTGGCCGTTGTGTGCCTGCTGTGAAGGATACTACTCTTGGAACTACTGGtgcaaagagaaagaaaagagattaTTACAG ttATGATGTTCCGACAGTTGCTGAGGACGAGGAAACCAAAGCTGAAGTTGAGACTAAAGCTTCAAGAAAAAAGGTCAGAGCTGAGAGAACCAGTCGAGTGATTAATTCAAGAGACCAAgctgatgaatctgtttccGATACGTCCCCGACATGTAACTCAGGAAAGGAAAATGCTGCTTCTGCTATAATGAGTATAGTTCAGGGGACAGATCGTAGACCTGTCAAGGGCCATACACACAATAATCAAACTGTTAAGTCCtcactagagagagaaaatccaGCTGGTTTGAGAATGAAAAAGATCATGAGAACAGCTGCCGAGGACAAGGAGTCATCCGTATTGGTACAGAAGCTGAGAAAAGAAATTCGGGAAGCCGTCCGCAACAAATCCTCCAAAGAGTTTGGTGAAAACCTTTTTGACCCAAAACTTCTTGATGCATTCAGGGCTGTTGTGGCTGGAACCATGACTGAACCAGCTAAAAAGGCTCCAGCTCTTGTTGTGAGGGATAAGAAGTTACTCTCACAGAAAGGAAAAGTACGTGAGAATCTAACAAAAAAGATATATGGGATTGGTGGAAGAAGAAAGCGGGCGTGGACCCGTGACTGTGAAATTGAATTTTGGAAACACCGTTGCTTGAAACCTGGCAGGCCTGAAAAAATTGAGACTTTGAAGTCAGTTCTGAATCTTTTAAGAAATGGCTCTTATGGGACAGAAATTAAGCAGGAAAATGAAGTGAAGGCCTCGAATCCCATTCTTTCAAGGTTGTATTTAGCTGATACATCTGTTTTCCCTCGTAAGGATGATATCAAGCCTCTCTCCGATCTCAACACTACTGATCCTACAGAGAATAAAGGACACTCTTCAATGGAAAAAGCACCTACTTCATCTCTGGggcctcaaaatccaaaaactcTGCAATTAAACATGGTTTTGCCACAGGTTGGTATTCCGTTGTCCGATGATAAAGGAAAGAAGAGTACTGCTGCTACAAACGTTAAGGGAGAATCTTCCTCTGTAAGTGGTTCCAAAGTAAATTTCCAGAAGGAAATGATTGGTAAATCTAATGATGTAAAGAAGGATAAGAGGAAATGGGCCCTAGAGGTTCTTGCTAGAAAAACTGCAACCACTGGCAGTAGTGCCGCACTCGAAAAACAGGAAGACAAAACGGTTCTTAAAGGAGCTTATCCTCTATTG GCTCTATTACCAATTGATATGAGACCAGTATTGGCACCCAGTCGTCATAATAAAATCCCAATATCTGTTAGGCAG GCACAGCTTTACCGCCTCATCGAGCACTTTTTGCGCAAAGCAAATCTGCCCATCATTCGCAGAACTGCAGACACAGAGTTTGCTGTTGCTGATGCAGTTAATATTGAGAAGGAAGTTGCTGATAGATCAAATAGCAAGTTAGTATACGTTAATCTTATGTCTCAGGAGATACTACATCGATCGGATATCATCAAGCCTAATAGAGCCACAGAATCCGATCCTTCCCCAACTTCAGCAGTTCCTACTGACAAATCAGAACAAACAACCAATGATGTTTCTGATGGTCCAATGGTCGAGGAAGCATTGAAAAATGCGGGTCTTTTGTCCGATTCCCCACCAAATAGTCCTTATCACCAAATGGGAGAAGCAAATGACGAATATGACCTCTCTGGAAAGATTGGAGATGATCCTGAACCTGGTAATGTTTTTGAAATGGATTCTCATCCAGACCTTGATATTTATGGTGATTTTGAGTATGATTTGGAAGATGAAGACTTCATTGGTGCTAGTGCTGTAAAGGCATCTAAGGTAGAACAAGAAGAGTCAAAAATAAAAGTGGTTTTCTCCACTCTCAATTCAAATATATCAAATAATGCTAATGGCATTGAGGATCATGAGGGAACAAATGATGTTGGAGTGGAGGTTAAGGATGGGGATTGCATTAATCAAGACCCCTTAACAGATGGGGGAGGGGAAGAGCCTTCTCTTGCAGAATGTGAAGAACTATATGGTCCCGATAAAGAACCATTGACAAAAAGGTTTCCAGAAAGTGCATTGATAAAGAAGCCCAGTGAAACAACGGCTGATGGTGCATCCCCAGAGAAAACTGAATATTCCGGATCCAGCCAAACGGCAAAGGCTAGTGAATTAGAGGGTGAGAGCTGTGCAGAGAATTTAGTTGGTGGAGATAATGCACCGGATTGTTCTCAAACAAGTGAAAATGTTCCGAGAAAGGAGAAAATATCAAATACCTGTACAAGCAATCGATCTGATAGCATCAAGGATGTATCACAAAAG GTGGAAGCTTACATCAAAGAGCACATCAGGCCACTTTGCAAGAGTGGAGTGATCACAGTCAAACAATACAGATGGGCTGTGGAGAAAACGACTGAGAAAGTTATGAAATACCACTCCAAAGAAAAGAATGCAAAATTTCTCATCAAGGAAGGTGAGAAGGTGAAGAAACTTGCACAGCAGTATGTTGAGACCGCCCAACAGAAGGAAAGAACATAA